The following coding sequences are from one Lycium ferocissimum isolate CSIRO_LF1 chromosome 3, AGI_CSIRO_Lferr_CH_V1, whole genome shotgun sequence window:
- the LOC132048631 gene encoding uncharacterized protein LOC132048631: MSTVHSSTVFAETISWYCALFLAMMLVLSCCESSESDQFIVQMKQGMKRACDEIHMVREGETLHTISEKCGDPFIVEENPHIHDPDDVFPGLVIKITPFKFL; the protein is encoded by the coding sequence ATGTCTACTGTTCATTCATCTACAGTCTTCGCCGAGACGATTTCATGGTATTGTGCATTGTTCTTGGCaatgatgttggtattgagttGCTGTGAGTCCAGTGAGAGTGATCAATTCATAGTGCAAATGAAGCAAGGGATGAAGCGGGCATGTGATGAGATACATATGGTGAGAGAAGGGGAAACATTGCATACAATAAGTGAAAAGTGTGGAGATCCTTTTATTGTTGAAGAGAATCCACATATTCATGATCCTGATGATGTTTTCCCTGGCTTAGTTATCAAGATTACTCCTTTCAAGTTtctgtaa
- the LOC132049455 gene encoding probable uridine nucleosidase 1 isoform X1, whose translation MSISGSLPDGLVAPNDSLAKKREKIIIDTDPGIDDSMAILMAFQTPEVEILGLTTIFGNATTKNATRNALVLCETAEFPDIPVAEGSLESLKRGEPCVADFVHGSDGIGNLFLPSPNSKKIEKSASEFLVDKVSEYPGEVSILALGPLTNLALAVKRDSNFASKVKRVVILGGSFFALGNVNPAAEANIHGDPEAADIVFTSGANIDVVGINITTQVKMTDADLDELRQSKGKHAKFLCNMCKFYRDFHVESDGVYGVFPHDPVTFVALVRPDLFTYKKGVVRVETQGICVGHTLLDQGLKKWNTSNPWTECSPVSVAWTVDADEVLNYIKKTLMKP comes from the exons ATGTCTATTTCTGGTAGTTTGCCTGATGGGTTGGTGGCTCCAAACGATTCTCTTGCTAAAAAACGTGAAAAAATCATCATAGATACTGATCCTGGCATTG ATGACAGCATGGCGATATTAATGGCATTCCAGACTCCAGAAGTTGAGATACTAGGCTTAACTACAATATTTGGAAATGCTACTACAAAAAATGCTACACGAAATGCATTAGTTTTG TGTGAGACTGCAGAATTTCCAGATATCCCAGTGGCGGAGGGTAGCCTTGAATCTTTGAAG AGAGGGGAGCCATGTGTTGCAGACTTTGTTCATGGTTCAGATGGAATAGGCAACTTATTCTTACCTTCTccaaattctaaaaaaattgagaaatctgCATCTGAATTTCTGGTGGATAAAGTATCCGAATATCCTGGTGAAGTATCTATACTTGCATTAGGACCACTTACAAATCTAGCCTTG GCTGTTAAGAGGGACTCAAACTTTGCAAGCAAGGTGAAGAGGGTGGTAATACTTGGCGGTTCCTTTTTTGCTTTGGGAAATGTTAATCCTGCTGCAGAAGCAAAT ATACATGGTGATCCAGAGGCTGCAGATATTGTGTTTACCTCAGGAGcaaatattgatgttgttggtatcaACATTACCACACAAGTCAAAATGACAG ACGCTGACCTTGATGAACTGAGGCAATCCAAAGGAAAACATGCTAAGTTTTTGTGCAACATGTGCAAATTTTACCGAGATTTTCATGTAGAGTCAGATGGCGTATATG GAGTTTTTCCTCATGATCCTGTCACGTTTGTGGCACTAGTTCGACCTGACCTCTTCACGTACAAGAAAGGCGTTGTGAGGGTTGAGACACAAGGCATTTGCGTTGGTCACACGCTCTTGGACCAAGGCCTAAAGAA GTGGAATACGAGCAATCCGTGGACAGAGTGTTCTCCAGTTTCAGTTGCGTGGACAGTTGATGCGGATGAAGTTCTGAATTATATAAAGAAAACTTTAATGAAACCATGA
- the LOC132049455 gene encoding probable uridine nucleosidase 1 isoform X2 translates to MSISGSLPDGLVAPNDSLAKKREKIIIDTDPGIDDSMAILMAFQTPEVEILGLTTIFGNATTKNATRNALVLCETAEFPDIPVAEGSLESLKRGEPCVADFVHGSDGIGNLFLPSPNSKKIEKSASEFLVDKVSEYPGEVSILALGPLTNLALAVKRDSNFASKVKRVVILGGSFFALGNVNPAAEANIHGDPEAADIVFTSGANIDVVGINITTQVKMTDADLDELRQSKGKHAKFLCNMCKFYRDFHVESDGVYGVFPHDPVTFVALVRPDLFTYKKGVVRVETQGICVGHTLLDQGLKKINLIM, encoded by the exons ATGTCTATTTCTGGTAGTTTGCCTGATGGGTTGGTGGCTCCAAACGATTCTCTTGCTAAAAAACGTGAAAAAATCATCATAGATACTGATCCTGGCATTG ATGACAGCATGGCGATATTAATGGCATTCCAGACTCCAGAAGTTGAGATACTAGGCTTAACTACAATATTTGGAAATGCTACTACAAAAAATGCTACACGAAATGCATTAGTTTTG TGTGAGACTGCAGAATTTCCAGATATCCCAGTGGCGGAGGGTAGCCTTGAATCTTTGAAG AGAGGGGAGCCATGTGTTGCAGACTTTGTTCATGGTTCAGATGGAATAGGCAACTTATTCTTACCTTCTccaaattctaaaaaaattgagaaatctgCATCTGAATTTCTGGTGGATAAAGTATCCGAATATCCTGGTGAAGTATCTATACTTGCATTAGGACCACTTACAAATCTAGCCTTG GCTGTTAAGAGGGACTCAAACTTTGCAAGCAAGGTGAAGAGGGTGGTAATACTTGGCGGTTCCTTTTTTGCTTTGGGAAATGTTAATCCTGCTGCAGAAGCAAAT ATACATGGTGATCCAGAGGCTGCAGATATTGTGTTTACCTCAGGAGcaaatattgatgttgttggtatcaACATTACCACACAAGTCAAAATGACAG ACGCTGACCTTGATGAACTGAGGCAATCCAAAGGAAAACATGCTAAGTTTTTGTGCAACATGTGCAAATTTTACCGAGATTTTCATGTAGAGTCAGATGGCGTATATG GAGTTTTTCCTCATGATCCTGTCACGTTTGTGGCACTAGTTCGACCTGACCTCTTCACGTACAAGAAAGGCGTTGTGAGGGTTGAGACACAAGGCATTTGCGTTGGTCACACGCTCTTGGACCAAGGCCTAAAGAA GATAAATCTTATTATGTAG
- the LOC132049456 gene encoding anthocyanidin 3-O-glucosyltransferase-like — MTTTQLHIALLAFPFGSHAAPLLTLVQKLSPFLPSDTIFSFFNTSQSNTSIFSKSSKPDNLKIYNVWDGVKEGNATPFGREAIELFIQSTPNNFLKSMKEAEEETGVKFSCIFSDAFLWFSCELAGKMNVPWIAFWTAGSCSLSVHLYTDLIRSNEGTLSKIPGFLSSLRMSDMPPEVVAESLEGPMPSMLYNMALNLHKADGVVLNSFEELDPIINKDLKSKIQKVLSIGPLVLQSSKMVHLDANSDESGCIKWLEKQNEKSVVYLSFGTVTTLPPNEIVAIAEALEAKRVPFIWSLRDNGVKILPKGFLERTEEFGKIVSWAPQLEILEHSSIGVFVTHCGWNSILEGISYGVPMICRPFFGDQKLNSRMVESVWQIGLQIEGGTFTKSGTMNALDTFFNEEKGKVLRQNVKRLKEKALEAVKSDNGSSTENFKVLVELVKCHKAT, encoded by the coding sequence aTGACTACTACTCAACTTCACATCGCACTCCTTGCTTTCCCTTTTGGCAGCCATGCAGCTCCCTTACTCACACTTGTCCAAAAACTCTCTCCATTTTTACCATCAGACacaattttttccttcttcaacACATCACAATCCAACACCTCAATCTTCTCTAAATCTTCAAAACCAGACaacctcaaaatctacaatgtTTGGGATGGTGTCAAAGAAGGAAACGCCACCCCATTTGGTCGTGAAGCCATTGAACTCTTCATACAATCAACTCCTAATAATTTTCTTAAGTCCATGAAAGAGGCAGAGGAGGAAACAGGGGTAAAATTTTCTTGCATTTTTAGTGATGCATTCTTGTGGTTTTCTTGTGAATTGGCTGGGAAAATGAATGTCCCTTGGATTGCTTTTTGGACTGCTGGTTCTTGTTCTTTATCAGTTCATTTGTACACCGATTTAATTCGATCCAACGAAGGAACATTATCAAAAATCCCAGGATTCTTGTCAAGTTTAAGGATGAGTGACATGCCACCAGAAGTTGTAGCAGAGAGTTTAGAGGGTCCAATGCCATCTATGCTATACAACATGGCATTAAATTTGCACAAAGCAGATGGTGTTGTACTTAATTCTTTTGAAGAACTGGATCCAATAATCAACAAAGACCTCAAATCCAAGATCCAAAAGGTACTCAGCATTGGCCCTTTAGTTCTACAATCATCAAAAATGGTACACTTAGATGCTAATTCTGATGAAAGTGGATGCATCAAATGGCTAGAGAAGCAAAATGAAAAATCAGTAGTGTATCTTAGCTTTGGTACTGTCACAACATTACCCCCTAATGAAATTGTGGCAATAGCAGAAGCACTAGAAGCCAAAAGGGTACCTTTTATTTGGTCATTAAGAGACAATGGGGTTAAAATTTTGCCTAAAGGGTTTCTTGAAAGAACAgaagaatttgggaaaatagttTCTTGGGCACCCCAATTGGAAATCTTGGAACATTCATCTATTGGTGTTTTTGTGACACATTGTGGATGGAATTCTATTTTGGAAGGCATATCATATGGTGTGCCTATGATTTGTAGGCCTTTTTTTGGTGACCAGAAACTGAATAGTAGAATGGTGGAAAGTGTTTGGCAAATTGGTTTGCAAATTGAAGGTGGGACTTTCACCAAAAGTGGAACAATGAATGCATTGGATACATTTTTCAATGAGGAaaaagggaaggtattaaggCAAAATGTTAAAAGGCTAAAAGAAAAAGCATTAGAAGCTGTGAAATCAGATAATGGGAGTTCAACTGAAAATTTCAAGGTTCTAGTGGAGCTAGTTAAATGTCACAAGGCCACTTAA
- the LOC132049457 gene encoding zinc finger A20 and AN1 domain-containing stress-associated protein 4, which produces MAEEHGCEAPEGHILCANNCGFFGSPTTLNFCSKCYHEVYLKGSQQQQSQQKPFSKPVLVFPEPVKIEQKPVVLEVIEPVPVQPNRCSVCRKKVGLTGFKCRCGTTFCGTHRYPEIHGCPFDFKSMGREAIAKANPLIKAEKLDKI; this is translated from the coding sequence ATGGCAGAAGAGCATGGATGTGAAGCACCAGAAGGACATATATTATGTGCAAACAATTGTGGTTTTTTTGGTAGTCCAACAACCTTAAATTTCTGTTCCAAATGTTACCATGAAGTTTATCTAAAAGgaagtcaacaacaacaatcccaacaaaAACCCTTTTCGAAACCGGTATTGGTTTTTCCAGAACCGGTTAAAATAGAGCAAAAACCGGTAGTTTTGGAGGTAATTGAACCGGTGCCGGTTCAACCGAACCGGTGTTCGGTTTGTCGAAAGAAGGTTGGGTTGACCGGGTTTAAGTGTAGATGTGGGACCACTTTTTGTGGGACCCATAGGTATCCCGAGATTCACGGCTGTCCGTTTGATTTCAAATCTATGGGAAGAGAAGCTATAGCTAAAGCTAATCCGTTGATTAAAGCTGAGAAATTGGACAAGATTTAA